Proteins encoded in a region of the Megalops cyprinoides isolate fMegCyp1 chromosome 3, fMegCyp1.pri, whole genome shotgun sequence genome:
- the LOC118774820 gene encoding cysteine-rich hydrophobic domain-containing protein 2-like isoform X1, with translation MSVLLYNMAEFDTISELDEDEERGGGEDPAGCCPEPVIVRGAGHITVFGLSNKFDSEFPSVLTGKVAPEEFKMSMCRVNTCLRKSLPVNVRWLLCGCLCCCCTMGWSLWPVICLNKRTRRSIQKLLEWENNRLYHKLGLHWKLSKRKCESNSLLEYVSATCMFLH, from the exons ATGAGCGTCCTTCTGTACAACATGGCCGAGTTCGACACTATCTCCGAGCTGGACGAAGATGAGGAGCGGGGAGGCGGCGAGGACCCGGCCGGCTGCTGCCCGGAGCCTGTGATCGTGCGGGGCGCCGGGCACATCACTGT gTTTGGCCTGAGTAACAAGTTTGACTCGGAATTTCCATCAGTTCTGACAGGAAAG gtgGCGCCAGAGGAGTTTAAGATGAGCATGTGCCGAGTGAACACATGTCTGAGGAAGAGCCTGCCTGTGAATGTGAGGTGGCTCCTCTGcggctgtctgtgctgctgctgcaccatgGGCTGGAGCCTGTGGCCTGTCATCTGCCTCAACAAGAGA ACAAGAAGATCCATTCAGAAATTGTTAGAATGGGAAAATAACAGATTGTATCACAAG ctgggGCTCCACTGGAAACTGAGTAAGAGGAAGTGTGAGAGCAACAGTCTGCTGGAGTATGTAAGTGCAACATGCATGTTTCTGCATTAA
- the LOC118774820 gene encoding cysteine-rich hydrophobic domain-containing protein 2-like isoform X2: protein MSVLLYNMAEFDTISELDEDEERGGGEDPAGCCPEPVIVRGAGHITVFGLSNKFDSEFPSVLTGKVAPEEFKMSMCRVNTCLRKSLPVNVRWLLCGCLCCCCTMGWSLWPVICLNKRTRRSIQKLLEWENNRLYHKVILIEFLPKYAIFRPD from the exons ATGAGCGTCCTTCTGTACAACATGGCCGAGTTCGACACTATCTCCGAGCTGGACGAAGATGAGGAGCGGGGAGGCGGCGAGGACCCGGCCGGCTGCTGCCCGGAGCCTGTGATCGTGCGGGGCGCCGGGCACATCACTGT gTTTGGCCTGAGTAACAAGTTTGACTCGGAATTTCCATCAGTTCTGACAGGAAAG gtgGCGCCAGAGGAGTTTAAGATGAGCATGTGCCGAGTGAACACATGTCTGAGGAAGAGCCTGCCTGTGAATGTGAGGTGGCTCCTCTGcggctgtctgtgctgctgctgcaccatgGGCTGGAGCCTGTGGCCTGTCATCTGCCTCAACAAGAGA ACAAGAAGATCCATTCAGAAATTGTTAGAATGGGAAAATAACAGATTGTATCACAAG GTGATTCTTATAGAATTCCTACCAAAGTATGCGATATTCCGGCCAGACTGA